A DNA window from Kitasatospora atroaurantiaca contains the following coding sequences:
- a CDS encoding TIM barrel protein, whose translation MRKRVKVIDVTAASKHSYTVNLSILFSELPLLERPAAAAAAGFTAAELWWPFGLDATPSQAEQDELRKAFTDAGVQLTGLNFLDDISTGVAKGTLSVPADSERFRANIPVAAGLADSLGTKALNALYGNRIEGVDPAEQDELALENLVLAAKAAHEIGAILLIEALNKPEAPAYPLVSAAAAVEVVDKVNEATGLGNAKFLCDFYHLARNGEDLVAVIDNYADRFGHVQIADNPGRNEPGTGEIDYEDLLARLTAAGYTGRIGLEYRPSTGVSADSFEWLPREHRAAK comes from the coding sequence ATGAGGAAGAGAGTGAAGGTGATTGACGTGACTGCCGCTTCCAAGCACAGCTACACGGTCAACCTGTCGATCCTGTTCAGCGAGCTTCCGCTCCTTGAGCGTCCCGCCGCCGCCGCGGCCGCCGGCTTCACCGCCGCCGAGCTGTGGTGGCCCTTCGGCCTCGACGCCACGCCGTCGCAGGCCGAGCAGGACGAGCTCCGCAAGGCTTTCACCGACGCGGGCGTCCAGCTGACCGGTCTCAACTTCCTTGACGACATCTCCACCGGCGTCGCCAAGGGCACCCTCTCGGTGCCGGCCGACAGCGAGCGCTTCCGTGCGAACATCCCGGTCGCGGCGGGCCTCGCCGACTCCCTCGGCACCAAGGCGCTCAACGCCCTCTACGGCAACCGCATCGAGGGCGTGGACCCGGCCGAGCAGGACGAGCTCGCGCTCGAGAACCTCGTGCTCGCCGCCAAGGCCGCGCACGAGATCGGCGCGATCCTCCTGATCGAGGCCCTCAACAAGCCCGAGGCTCCCGCCTACCCGCTGGTCTCGGCCGCTGCCGCCGTCGAGGTCGTGGACAAGGTGAACGAGGCCACCGGCCTCGGCAACGCCAAGTTCCTCTGCGACTTCTACCACCTGGCCCGCAACGGCGAGGACCTGGTCGCGGTCATCGACAACTACGCCGACAGGTTCGGCCACGTGCAGATCGCCGACAACCCGGGCCGCAACGAGCCCGGCACCGGCGAGATCGACTACGAGGACCTCCTCGCCCGCCTGACCGCCGCCGGTTACACGGGCCGCATCGGCCTGGAGTACAGGCCGTCGACCGGCGTCAGCGCCGACAGCTTCGAGTGGCTCCCGCGCGAGCACCGTGCCGCCAAGTAG